One Candidatus Ornithobacterium hominis genomic region harbors:
- a CDS encoding glycoside hydrolase family 10 protein: MKYVIAFTFFFLSLEKFYSQKSEFRGVWIASVNNIDWPKNALDSNEKKKEDFLKLIKFYKDLNFNAVIVQIRTAGDAFYPTRFAPYSRFLTGKEGVSPQGDFDFTKWMIDEAHKNGMEFHAWINPYRATTDLNKKNLSPKHDVFQHSDWMIQYGNRYYYDPGLPQVEAHLLKLSEEILDNYDIDALHFDDYFYPYKIAGKNFNDQNSYLKYREKNQSLEQWRRSNVDSLIFKLHRLIEKKKPWVDFGISPFGIWRNKDRDPRGSDTRGGQSNYDDLYADPLLWAEKGWIDYLVPQLYWSLDYPVASHRVLAKWWNDNAANTKIYIGNAPYKINDGKDRAWYQPKELEKQIELARATKNIYGNVLFSAKSLLHHTQITQELKHNIYQNPALVPKTKRDSAEVLIPQVVRFSNLKAEIQIPEAQNMRWLCIYEKQSGVGEQNWILKDKVFVTGVEDTLVVLVEPFLGLENHAFSLIDLYKNESQKVQIPEFVNELR; the protein is encoded by the coding sequence ATGAAATACGTTATTGCATTTACTTTCTTTTTTCTAAGTCTTGAAAAATTTTACTCACAAAAATCAGAGTTTCGTGGCGTTTGGATAGCAAGCGTTAACAATATAGATTGGCCCAAAAATGCGCTAGATTCTAATGAGAAGAAAAAAGAAGATTTTCTAAAGCTTATTAAATTTTATAAAGATCTAAACTTTAATGCCGTTATTGTACAAATCAGAACGGCGGGCGATGCATTCTACCCAACTCGCTTTGCCCCTTATTCCCGTTTTTTGACGGGGAAAGAAGGCGTATCGCCACAGGGAGATTTTGATTTCACCAAATGGATGATAGACGAGGCTCACAAAAATGGAATGGAGTTTCACGCTTGGATTAACCCATACCGTGCGACGACAGATTTAAATAAAAAGAATTTAAGCCCAAAGCATGATGTTTTTCAGCATTCAGATTGGATGATTCAGTACGGGAATAGATACTATTATGACCCTGGCTTACCACAAGTGGAAGCACATCTGCTCAAGCTAAGTGAGGAGATTTTAGATAACTATGATATTGATGCTCTGCATTTTGACGATTATTTTTATCCTTATAAAATTGCGGGTAAAAACTTTAACGACCAAAATTCTTATTTAAAGTATAGAGAGAAAAATCAAAGTTTAGAACAATGGCGACGCTCCAACGTAGATTCGCTCATCTTCAAGCTTCATCGTCTTATCGAGAAAAAGAAACCTTGGGTAGATTTCGGGATTAGCCCGTTTGGTATTTGGCGAAACAAAGATAGAGACCCGCGGGGCTCTGATACCCGCGGCGGGCAATCTAATTATGACGATTTATATGCCGACCCGCTGCTGTGGGCAGAAAAAGGCTGGATAGACTACCTAGTGCCACAACTTTATTGGAGCTTAGATTATCCAGTAGCATCTCATCGCGTATTAGCTAAATGGTGGAATGATAATGCGGCAAATACGAAAATCTACATCGGTAATGCACCGTATAAAATCAATGACGGGAAAGACCGAGCTTGGTATCAACCTAAGGAATTAGAAAAACAAATTGAACTGGCAAGAGCGACAAAAAATATTTATGGAAATGTGCTTTTCAGTGCAAAATCATTGCTACATCATACACAAATCACACAAGAATTGAAGCATAATATTTATCAAAATCCAGCTTTGGTACCAAAGACTAAAAGAGATTCTGCGGAGGTTTTGATTCCACAAGTGGTGCGATTTTCTAATTTAAAAGCAGAAATTCAAATTCCTGAAGCTCAAAACATGAGATGGCTTTGCATTTACGAAAAACAGAGTGGAGTAGGAGAGCAAAACTGGATTTTGAAAGATAAAGTCTTTGTGACAGGAGTGGAGGATACGCTAGTGGTTTTGGTAGAGCCATTTTTAGGATTAGAAAATCATGCATTTAGCCTTATTGATTTATACAAAAATGAAAGTCAAAAAGTTCAAATTCCTGAATTTGTGAATGAGCTTCGATGA
- the rsmA gene encoding 16S rRNA (adenine(1518)-N(6)/adenine(1519)-N(6))-dimethyltransferase RsmA — translation MSVRAKKHLGQHFLNDLNVAQKIVESLSWQGYEQVLEIGPGMGVLTQFLIEKNQNIQVVEIDEESVQFLNKKYNLTQERLKIYSEDFLKMNLSANFNAPLAILGNFPYNISSQILFKILENKNIVPEMVGMFQKEVAERVVATHGSKTYGILSVLVQAYYDVEYLFTVDEHVFSPPPKVKSAVIRLTRNDTKFEILNEKYFFTLVKTAFNQRRKTLRNALKSLNYSVDFKISEVLNLRAEQLSVVDFIDLSNVFASSDS, via the coding sequence ATGAGCGTGAGAGCAAAAAAGCATTTGGGGCAACATTTTTTGAATGATTTAAACGTTGCACAAAAAATTGTTGAATCTTTATCTTGGCAAGGCTATGAGCAGGTTTTAGAAATTGGACCAGGTATGGGTGTTTTGACTCAATTTCTGATAGAGAAAAATCAAAATATTCAGGTTGTGGAAATCGATGAAGAGTCTGTTCAGTTTTTGAATAAAAAGTATAATTTAACTCAAGAAAGATTAAAAATTTATAGCGAAGATTTTCTAAAGATGAATCTTTCAGCAAATTTTAATGCTCCTTTAGCAATTTTAGGGAATTTCCCTTACAATATTTCTTCTCAAATTTTATTTAAAATTTTAGAAAATAAAAATATAGTTCCTGAAATGGTCGGGATGTTCCAAAAAGAAGTGGCTGAACGAGTTGTGGCAACACATGGGAGTAAAACCTACGGAATATTATCTGTTCTAGTGCAGGCTTATTATGATGTGGAGTATCTTTTTACGGTTGATGAGCATGTGTTTTCTCCGCCACCTAAGGTGAAGTCGGCTGTAATTCGATTGACACGAAATGATACTAAGTTTGAAATTTTAAATGAAAAGTATTTTTTTACACTTGTGAAAACGGCTTTTAATCAAAGAAGAAAGACGCTACGCAATGCACTGAAAAGTTTAAATTATTCTGTGGATTTCAAAATTAGTGAAGTTTTAAATCTACGTGCTGAGCAGCTGAGTGTTGTTGATTTTATAGATTTGAGCAATGTTTTTGCTTCTTCTGATTCATGA
- a CDS encoding deoxynucleoside kinase, giving the protein MHIAIAGNIGAGKTTLTELLAKNFEWTAQYEDVDRNPYLDDFYNDMEKWAFNLQIYFLGSRFRQIKEIRESGKDIIQDRTIHEDAFIFANNLHDMGLLMTRDYENYLTVFNLMNSFVEAPDLLIYLRASIPTLVKQIQKRGREYESTISIDYLNRLNEKYEEWIKGYNDGKLLIIDVDHIDFVSNREDLGLIIDKIQGEINGLF; this is encoded by the coding sequence ATGCATATTGCTATTGCTGGAAACATTGGGGCAGGGAAAACTACACTTACAGAACTTTTGGCTAAAAATTTTGAGTGGACAGCTCAGTATGAGGACGTAGATAGAAATCCGTATTTAGATGATTTCTATAATGATATGGAAAAATGGGCATTCAACCTGCAAATCTATTTTTTAGGTAGTCGATTCAGGCAAATCAAAGAAATTCGAGAGAGCGGCAAAGACATCATTCAAGATCGTACGATACACGAAGACGCTTTTATTTTCGCCAACAACTTGCATGATATGGGCTTGCTGATGACGCGAGATTATGAAAATTATCTAACAGTCTTTAACCTGATGAATTCCTTTGTAGAAGCGCCCGATTTATTGATTTATCTGCGAGCTTCCATCCCCACGCTAGTCAAGCAAATTCAGAAACGCGGCCGCGAATACGAGAGCACCATTAGCATCGATTACCTCAATCGGCTTAACGAAAAATATGAAGAATGGATCAAAGGTTACAATGACGGGAAATTGCTCATCATTGATGTTGATCATATTGACTTTGTAAGCAATCGTGAAGATTTAGGTTTGATTATTGATAAAATTCAAGGTGAAATCAACGGATTATTTTAA
- a CDS encoding YiiX/YebB-like N1pC/P60 family cysteine hydrolase, producing MKFSSLKNGDLIFVQSNEKHLSGAISRVTKESKETSYDHIGIIKKRKNAISVYHATAQGGSKIESLNSFLKNHNDVKIDIFRLKKEHQKAIPHALEKASQMLGKPYNFTYILSDSSYYCSDFIERIFREHQIFELKPMTFKNPETGEIDVYWNEFYQKQGLEAPEGKLGCNPNGLSMSDKIEFVLTLQNP from the coding sequence ATGAAATTCAGTAGCTTAAAAAATGGCGATTTAATTTTTGTCCAATCTAATGAGAAGCATTTATCTGGTGCAATCAGCCGAGTAACCAAAGAAAGCAAAGAAACTTCTTACGACCATATAGGAATCATCAAAAAAAGAAAAAATGCGATTTCAGTTTACCATGCAACAGCCCAAGGTGGCTCAAAAATAGAATCTTTAAATTCTTTTCTCAAAAATCATAATGATGTGAAAATTGACATATTTCGGCTTAAAAAAGAGCATCAAAAGGCTATTCCCCACGCTTTAGAAAAAGCATCTCAAATGCTTGGTAAGCCTTATAATTTTACATATATTCTTAGTGATTCCAGCTACTATTGTTCTGATTTCATCGAACGAATCTTCCGAGAACATCAAATTTTTGAACTAAAACCTATGACATTCAAAAATCCAGAAACTGGTGAAATAGATGTTTATTGGAATGAATTTTACCAAAAACAAGGCTTGGAAGCCCCTGAAGGGAAGCTAGGTTGCAACCCGAATGGACTTTCAATGTCTGATAAAATTGAATTTGTTCTCACCCTACAAAATCCTTAA
- a CDS encoding AI-2E family transporter yields the protein MKSPHQHLVFSAQKYVFVILAIGLTVASLYLGRSFFVPFAFSLLFAFILLPLVWRFERWGIHTVVAIIFTFLIVIAIFFGIVFFFGSQISYLISDFQEFSKRFETLLQIGIDKFNATFYFLPPIDEQKIQMKLTELAQTKGGGFLGTTFIQTSSFLATAFLVPVYVFLLLLYRKGIKMGILLLFNKSRRQQVNQILTEVQTVGKDYLVGIFILMIILAILNSISLLIIGVDYAIMFGCLAAILVVIPYIGTYLGAILPILYALITMDAQSAFFVLIAFVIIEALESNLLTPKIVGSNTSVNPLAAFVALIIGGLIWGIAGMILSIPFIAMLKKVFSHVVGLQPLAALLGEDIYEEDVISLEQIEREFYEASKKEENKKPHLAWRLLKIWFSKSKEEITDKEEANLD from the coding sequence ATGAAGTCACCTCATCAACATCTTGTTTTTTCAGCACAGAAGTATGTTTTTGTTATCCTAGCCATAGGGCTTACGGTAGCCAGTTTATACCTTGGCAGGTCATTTTTTGTACCCTTTGCATTTTCACTATTATTTGCCTTCATTTTATTGCCCTTAGTTTGGAGATTTGAGCGGTGGGGAATACATACGGTCGTAGCGATTATATTCACTTTTTTGATAGTGATAGCTATCTTTTTCGGTATTGTTTTTTTCTTTGGTTCACAGATTTCATATTTAATCTCAGATTTTCAAGAATTTTCCAAAAGATTTGAAACACTTTTACAAATCGGTATAGATAAATTCAATGCCACATTTTATTTTTTACCACCCATTGATGAGCAAAAAATCCAAATGAAACTCACCGAATTGGCACAGACCAAAGGCGGAGGTTTTTTAGGTACCACCTTTATTCAGACTTCCTCCTTTTTAGCCACAGCATTTCTTGTGCCAGTTTATGTTTTCTTACTTTTATTGTACCGAAAAGGCATAAAAATGGGAATACTTTTGCTATTCAATAAATCCAGAAGACAGCAGGTCAATCAGATTTTGACAGAAGTACAGACGGTAGGCAAAGATTACCTAGTAGGTATATTTATATTAATGATAATTTTAGCGATACTCAACAGTATTTCCTTATTAATCATCGGGGTTGATTATGCCATAATGTTTGGTTGCTTGGCAGCGATTTTAGTTGTTATACCCTACATTGGGACATATCTTGGGGCAATACTCCCCATTTTATACGCACTCATCACCATGGATGCCCAAAGCGCATTTTTTGTCTTAATCGCTTTTGTTATAATAGAAGCATTGGAAAGCAACCTCTTAACCCCAAAAATCGTGGGGAGTAATACCAGTGTCAACCCATTAGCAGCCTTTGTCGCTTTGATAATAGGAGGATTAATCTGGGGAATTGCAGGGATGATACTTTCGATTCCCTTTATAGCGATGCTCAAAAAAGTCTTCAGTCATGTCGTTGGTTTGCAGCCACTTGCAGCCTTATTAGGAGAAGATATATATGAAGAAGACGTCATTTCACTCGAGCAAATAGAGAGAGAGTTTTATGAAGCAAGCAAAAAAGAAGAAAATAAAAAGCCCCATTTAGCTTGGCGTCTTTTGAAAATCTGGTTTAGCAAATCAAAAGAAGAGATTACCGACAAAGAAGAAGCTAATTTAGATTAA
- a CDS encoding outer membrane protein assembly factor BamD codes for MIKHFIWFFSVLFLLQSCNKTFEEALKSDDPQYILQIADQMYEEKRWDKALELYQKITASYAGTPQAEEIAWKGAYANFYDKNYPLAAKQFKNFFLGFNKSERAEEALYMSAFSYYKGSPEYNLDQSNTIEAIKELQGFIDVYPDSDRVAEANQLINELRKKLEKKYFEIAKSYFTTLYYKSAANNFENFIDDYPDSNYREEAYMYLVKSKAELALQSVFDKKELRLKEAITTYRLFSRNYPQSQYAKEAADYYKKIENELEHHQKILKNNQ; via the coding sequence ATGATTAAACATTTTATATGGTTTTTTAGCGTTTTATTTCTGTTGCAATCATGTAATAAAACTTTTGAAGAAGCGCTAAAAAGCGATGACCCTCAATACATTTTGCAAATAGCAGACCAAATGTATGAAGAAAAAAGATGGGATAAAGCTTTAGAATTATATCAAAAAATAACTGCGAGCTACGCTGGGACTCCCCAAGCAGAAGAAATCGCTTGGAAGGGAGCTTATGCAAATTTTTATGATAAAAATTACCCCTTGGCAGCTAAGCAGTTCAAAAATTTCTTTTTAGGATTCAATAAATCTGAACGAGCTGAAGAAGCTCTATATATGTCAGCTTTTAGCTATTATAAAGGCTCACCAGAATACAATTTAGATCAATCTAACACGATCGAAGCAATCAAAGAATTGCAAGGTTTTATAGACGTTTACCCTGATTCTGATAGGGTGGCGGAAGCGAATCAATTGATTAATGAATTACGAAAAAAGCTGGAAAAAAAGTATTTTGAAATCGCTAAATCGTATTTTACAACGCTGTACTATAAATCAGCAGCAAATAATTTTGAAAACTTTATAGACGACTACCCTGACTCTAATTACCGAGAGGAAGCTTACATGTATCTAGTGAAATCTAAAGCAGAATTGGCTTTGCAAAGTGTGTTTGATAAAAAAGAATTAAGATTAAAAGAAGCTATAACTACCTATCGTTTGTTTTCTAGAAATTATCCGCAATCTCAGTATGCTAAAGAAGCCGCTGATTATTACAAAAAAATAGAAAACGAGTTAGAACATCATCAAAAAATCCTAAAAAATAATCAATAA
- the dapA gene encoding 4-hydroxy-tetrahydrodipicolinate synthase, protein MECLRGTGVALITPFTKNNELDERGLKNVVNHTVECGADFLVVLGTTAETPTLSAKEKERIKELIIEENNGRLPLVLGVGGNNTFAVQQEISQGDFTHFDAILSVSPYYNKPTQQGIYEHFRFIAEHVDKKIIIYNVPGRTGSNIESRTTLRLAQDFENIVGIKEASGNFLQGLEIIAEKPDDFLVLSGDDELAVSTTLAGGDGVISVIGQVVPEYSRMINLALNKKTTAAYEIFYSIQNLIKAIYLEGNPAGIKALLEIKGICSRYTRLPIIAASSQLVEKIKVSEMNKNFKNRL, encoded by the coding sequence ATGGAATGTTTGCGAGGGACAGGAGTTGCATTGATTACACCTTTTACCAAAAATAATGAATTGGATGAGAGGGGCTTAAAAAATGTAGTAAACCATACGGTGGAGTGTGGTGCAGATTTTTTGGTAGTGCTGGGAACGACAGCAGAAACTCCAACACTTAGTGCTAAAGAGAAAGAGCGGATCAAAGAGCTAATCATAGAAGAGAATAATGGGCGTTTGCCGTTAGTCTTGGGAGTGGGAGGTAACAATACTTTTGCCGTTCAGCAAGAGATTTCACAAGGTGACTTTACGCATTTTGATGCTATACTTTCAGTTTCTCCGTATTATAATAAACCAACGCAGCAGGGAATTTATGAGCATTTTCGGTTTATAGCAGAACATGTTGATAAAAAAATTATCATTTACAATGTGCCAGGCAGAACTGGCAGCAATATAGAGAGCCGAACGACTTTGCGTTTGGCTCAAGATTTTGAAAATATTGTTGGAATAAAAGAAGCGAGCGGGAATTTTTTACAAGGCTTAGAAATTATTGCAGAAAAACCAGATGATTTTTTGGTGCTGAGCGGTGATGATGAGTTGGCTGTTTCCACGACTTTGGCTGGTGGAGACGGGGTGATTTCTGTGATAGGGCAGGTAGTCCCAGAATATTCACGAATGATAAATTTAGCATTGAATAAAAAGACGACTGCGGCTTATGAAATTTTCTATAGCATTCAAAATTTAATAAAAGCAATTTACTTGGAGGGAAACCCAGCGGGAATCAAAGCTCTGCTTGAGATAAAGGGTATTTGCAGTCGATATACGCGATTGCCAATTATAGCAGCTAGTTCGCAACTTGTAGAGAAAATAAAAGTGAGTGAAATGAATAAAAATTTTAAAAATAGGCTTTAG
- the coaBC gene encoding bifunctional phosphopantothenoylcysteine decarboxylase/phosphopantothenate--cysteine ligase CoaBC, with protein MSLAGKKILIGVCGGIAAYKIPLLVRLLKKNKAEVRVVMTASAIEFVSPLTLSVLSESKVLYEFQDEKHQWNNHVELGLWADVFLVAPATAKTISAMAHGYADNLLLTTYLSARCPVFVAPAMDLDMYSHLSTKKNLEKLAQFGNHIIESTEGELASGLVGKGRMEEPEKIFLSLQKFFENKERLKGKKILITAGPTHEKIDPVRFFGNHSTGKMGYAIAKVAADNGAEVKLISGPVHLKLEHKNIEIISVESALQMYDEVERNFDSCDVAIMTAAVADYRPEQVAAQKIKKEDELLNLKLIKNPDILKEMGKRKKHQLLIGFALETQNAVENAQKKLTKKNADLIVLNSLENQGAGFAHATNQVDFVTPDGVQHFDLKLKSEVAEDIINFIIESM; from the coding sequence ATGTCTCTAGCAGGTAAAAAAATTCTCATAGGCGTTTGTGGCGGCATTGCAGCCTATAAAATCCCTTTACTTGTTCGTTTATTAAAAAAAAATAAAGCCGAAGTTCGTGTAGTGATGACTGCTTCGGCTATTGAATTCGTTAGCCCTTTGACTTTAAGCGTACTATCAGAATCAAAAGTTTTATATGAATTTCAAGATGAAAAACATCAGTGGAACAATCACGTAGAACTGGGGCTGTGGGCAGATGTTTTTTTAGTTGCACCCGCTACAGCTAAAACAATTTCTGCTATGGCACATGGGTATGCAGATAACTTGTTGCTGACCACATATTTGAGTGCAAGATGTCCTGTTTTTGTTGCACCAGCCATGGATTTGGATATGTATTCTCATCTTTCTACAAAGAAAAATCTAGAGAAATTAGCACAGTTTGGAAATCACATCATAGAATCAACTGAAGGTGAACTAGCGAGTGGATTGGTAGGTAAAGGAAGAATGGAAGAACCAGAAAAAATTTTTTTAAGCCTTCAGAAATTTTTTGAAAATAAAGAACGCCTCAAAGGAAAGAAAATTTTGATTACCGCAGGTCCCACGCACGAAAAAATAGATCCAGTCCGTTTTTTTGGAAACCATTCCACAGGTAAAATGGGCTATGCCATCGCTAAAGTCGCTGCTGATAATGGAGCAGAGGTCAAGCTAATTTCAGGTCCCGTTCATTTAAAGTTAGAGCATAAAAACATAGAAATCATTTCGGTAGAATCTGCTTTGCAAATGTATGATGAGGTGGAGAGGAACTTTGATTCTTGCGATGTAGCTATTATGACAGCGGCTGTAGCCGATTACCGTCCCGAGCAGGTTGCTGCACAAAAAATCAAAAAAGAAGACGAACTGCTGAATCTTAAATTGATAAAGAATCCTGATATTTTGAAAGAAATGGGCAAAAGAAAAAAGCATCAATTGCTGATAGGTTTTGCCTTAGAAACTCAAAATGCTGTAGAAAATGCCCAAAAAAAGTTAACTAAGAAAAATGCTGATTTAATTGTACTTAACTCGCTAGAGAACCAAGGCGCTGGCTTTGCACATGCGACTAATCAAGTGGATTTTGTAACCCCCGATGGCGTGCAACATTTTGATTTAAAATTAAAGTCAGAAGTTGCAGAAGATATTATTAATTTCATAATAGAAAGCATGTAG
- a CDS encoding LysE family translocator, whose translation MIEMILYAIMLGVSLSLILIGPAFFLLIETSLTKGWRSAIALDAGVIVADLICIAFAFFGSKDLIHYIETHRSLYIIGGFIIMIYGCYMFVSKPTLHINNEALVNKNYIKTFFNGFLMNILNIGIVIFWFVVVGWVILNYTKSYEIALFMGVALSVFFCIDLAKIFLARKFQRKMSDELVYKIRKALGVVLAIFGLVILLKGFISFDPADHIFFKKSHNIQNINTTSDENP comes from the coding sequence ATGATTGAAATGATTTTATATGCAATAATGCTAGGTGTATCCTTGAGTCTTATCTTGATAGGACCAGCATTTTTCCTTTTGATTGAAACAAGCTTGACGAAAGGTTGGCGCTCGGCTATAGCTTTAGATGCAGGTGTCATCGTAGCAGATTTGATTTGCATTGCATTTGCTTTTTTCGGCTCCAAAGACTTAATTCATTATATAGAAACACACCGCTCGCTATATATAATTGGCGGATTTATCATTATGATTTACGGTTGCTATATGTTTGTTTCTAAACCAACCCTGCATATCAACAATGAAGCATTGGTTAACAAAAATTATATCAAAACCTTTTTCAATGGATTTTTGATGAATATTTTAAACATAGGGATTGTCATTTTTTGGTTTGTCGTTGTAGGTTGGGTTATTTTAAACTACACCAAAAGTTACGAAATTGCTTTATTTATGGGCGTGGCACTGAGTGTTTTCTTTTGCATAGACTTGGCCAAAATATTTTTAGCAAGGAAATTTCAGAGAAAAATGAGCGATGAGTTGGTTTATAAAATCAGAAAAGCGTTGGGGGTTGTGTTAGCCATTTTTGGTTTGGTAATTTTACTCAAAGGATTCATTTCCTTTGACCCAGCAGATCATATTTTTTTCAAAAAATCTCACAACATACAAAATATAAATACAACAAGCGATGAAAATCCTTAG
- the serS gene encoding serine--tRNA ligase — translation MLQVNEIRNEREKIEEGLKKRNIQDLNFLDEIISWDDVRKSTQYELDNILAKSNQLSREIGELYKNGKTEDVNVLRAESAELKNQTKTLQEKLNETKTKIEQLLFEVPNPVHRSVPAGKGESENIIIKSVGEPTENDLLPHWELAKKYDLIDFELGTKITGAGFPVYKGKGAKLQRALIQYFLDKNTAAGYTEVQVPILVNEASARGTGQLPDKEAQMYEVQLDGFYLIPTAEVPVTNIYRDEILEEKDLPVLLTGYTPCFRREAGSYGKDVRGLNRLHQFDKVEIVRIEKPENSYEALENMKNHVEEILNELGFTYRILHLCGGDTGFASASTFDFEVWSSAQAKWLEVSSVSNFEAFQANRLKLRYKTEKGTELCHTLNGSSLALPRILASLLEHYQTEDGIAIPAVLHAYCGFQSIEN, via the coding sequence ATGCTGCAAGTGAACGAAATTCGTAACGAGCGAGAAAAAATTGAAGAAGGTTTAAAAAAAAGAAACATTCAAGATTTAAATTTTTTAGATGAAATTATTTCTTGGGATGATGTACGTAAATCTACTCAGTATGAGCTAGATAATATATTGGCAAAATCTAACCAGCTGTCTAGAGAAATCGGCGAATTATACAAAAACGGCAAAACCGAAGATGTAAATGTACTAAGAGCAGAAAGTGCAGAGCTGAAGAATCAGACCAAAACGTTGCAAGAAAAACTCAATGAAACAAAAACTAAAATAGAGCAACTTCTATTTGAAGTGCCCAACCCTGTACACCGTAGCGTACCAGCAGGGAAAGGCGAAAGTGAAAACATCATCATCAAAAGCGTAGGTGAACCGACCGAAAATGATTTACTACCACACTGGGAATTAGCTAAAAAATATGATTTAATCGATTTTGAACTGGGTACAAAAATCACTGGTGCTGGATTTCCCGTCTATAAAGGGAAAGGAGCTAAGTTGCAACGTGCTCTGATTCAATATTTTCTAGATAAAAATACGGCAGCAGGATACACGGAAGTTCAAGTACCTATATTAGTCAATGAGGCTTCCGCACGCGGTACAGGGCAGTTGCCAGATAAAGAAGCACAGATGTATGAAGTTCAGCTTGATGGTTTTTACTTGATTCCTACGGCAGAAGTTCCTGTGACTAATATTTACCGAGATGAAATTTTAGAAGAAAAAGATTTACCTGTTTTATTGACGGGTTACACGCCTTGTTTCCGTAGAGAAGCGGGTTCGTATGGAAAAGATGTGCGTGGCCTAAATCGTCTTCATCAATTTGATAAAGTGGAAATTGTACGTATAGAAAAACCCGAAAATTCTTATGAAGCTTTAGAAAATATGAAAAATCATGTGGAAGAGATTTTGAATGAATTAGGCTTCACATACAGAATTTTACACCTCTGCGGTGGCGACACTGGTTTCGCCTCAGCATCAACTTTTGATTTTGAAGTTTGGTCTTCAGCACAAGCAAAATGGCTAGAAGTGAGTAGTGTTTCTAATTTCGAAGCATTCCAAGCCAACCGATTAAAATTAAGGTATAAAACGGAAAAAGGAACCGAGCTATGCCACACATTGAATGGTAGCTCATTGGCTTTGCCAAGAATTTTAGCTTCTCTACTAGAGCATTACCAGACAGAGGATGGCATAGCAATCCCAGCAGTTTTACATGCTTATTGTGGATTTCAATCTATTGAGAATTAA
- a CDS encoding DNA-directed RNA polymerase subunit omega, whose amino-acid sequence MSTDFKNVVADASTKTYNRAEIQKPTGNIYEAIVIMGKRAEQLNSEIKTELLDKLDEFASNNDTLEEIFENREQIEVSKFYERLPKPTSIAVQEWKDGEIYFRKPEEEK is encoded by the coding sequence ATGAGCACAGATTTTAAAAACGTTGTAGCAGATGCTTCAACAAAGACATATAACCGAGCAGAAATTCAAAAACCAACGGGCAATATCTATGAAGCCATCGTCATCATGGGGAAAAGAGCAGAACAGCTAAACTCAGAGATAAAAACTGAACTCTTAGATAAATTAGATGAATTTGCTTCTAACAATGATACATTAGAAGAAATTTTTGAAAACAGAGAGCAAATCGAGGTTTCTAAATTCTATGAAAGATTACCTAAGCCAACCTCTATCGCCGTGCAAGAGTGGAAAGATGGTGAAATCTATTTCCGTAAACCGGAAGAAGAAAAGTAA